Proteins co-encoded in one Synechococcus elongatus PCC 6301 genomic window:
- the ctpC gene encoding carboxyl-terminal processing protease CtpC, translating into MAFSNRKLIAGICASAIATVAVVGAGNHWARGQALFQESPKEIIDEVWQVVDRNYVDSVGTFDRNKWRQLRREYLARNYKTREEAYSAVKEMLKTLGDPYTRFMDPDEFKDMQIDTSGELTGVGIQLSQDPDTKELIVVSPIEGSPAAAAGIRSRDVIVKIDQKTTQGMSSDEAVKLIRGPVGSKITLTIRREKETIAFPIVRERIEIHSVSARVQESPTGPVGYIRLRQFSANSAPEMRQAIKDLEAKNVKGYVLDLRSNPGGLLYASIDIARMWLPKGVIVSTKDRSGISEQASANNRALTDKPLVVLVDGGSASASEILSGALQDNNRAVLIGSKTFGKGLVQSVRPLGDGSGLAVTIAKYLTPSGRDINKQGIEPNIVAELTDAQREDLSKNQDQIGTASDPQFQSALKVLTQQIATASNK; encoded by the coding sequence GCGATCGCGACCGTAGCTGTGGTGGGGGCAGGGAATCACTGGGCGAGGGGGCAAGCGCTCTTTCAAGAAAGCCCAAAAGAGATCATTGATGAAGTCTGGCAAGTTGTCGATCGCAACTACGTTGATAGCGTTGGCACTTTTGATCGCAACAAATGGCGTCAGCTGAGACGCGAATATCTTGCCCGGAATTACAAGACGCGGGAAGAGGCCTACAGCGCTGTCAAAGAGATGCTGAAGACGCTGGGGGATCCTTACACCCGCTTCATGGATCCGGATGAGTTTAAAGACATGCAAATTGACACTTCGGGTGAACTCACCGGGGTGGGAATTCAGCTTAGCCAGGACCCTGATACAAAAGAGCTGATCGTTGTTTCACCGATCGAAGGTTCTCCGGCTGCTGCGGCAGGCATTCGATCGCGGGACGTCATCGTCAAAATTGACCAAAAGACCACGCAAGGCATGTCTTCCGATGAGGCGGTCAAACTGATCCGTGGCCCCGTCGGTAGCAAGATCACGCTGACCATCCGCCGCGAGAAAGAAACGATCGCCTTCCCGATCGTGCGGGAACGGATTGAGATTCACTCCGTGAGTGCCCGCGTTCAAGAGTCGCCAACCGGCCCCGTCGGCTACATCCGCCTGCGGCAATTTAGTGCCAACTCGGCACCAGAAATGCGGCAAGCCATCAAGGATTTGGAGGCCAAAAATGTTAAGGGCTATGTGCTTGACCTGCGATCCAATCCAGGCGGGTTGCTCTACGCGAGCATCGACATTGCTCGGATGTGGCTACCGAAAGGCGTAATTGTCTCGACCAAAGATCGCAGCGGCATTTCGGAGCAAGCATCGGCGAACAACCGTGCACTGACCGATAAGCCTCTCGTCGTTTTGGTGGATGGCGGTTCAGCTAGCGCTAGCGAAATCCTCTCTGGTGCTCTGCAAGACAACAACCGAGCTGTCCTGATTGGTTCCAAGACCTTTGGTAAAGGTCTTGTGCAATCCGTGCGGCCGCTGGGCGATGGCTCTGGGTTAGCGGTCACGATCGCCAAGTACCTAACCCCCAGTGGTCGGGACATCAATAAGCAGGGAATCGAGCCCAATATTGTTGCTGAACTGACCGATGCTCAGCGCGAAGATCTCAGCAAAAATCAGGATCAAATTGGAACGGCTAGCGATCCTCAATTCCAATCAGCTCTGAAAGTGCTGACCCAACAGATTGCAACAGCTTCGAATAAGTAA